In Thermosynechococcus sichuanensis E542, a single genomic region encodes these proteins:
- the aat gene encoding leucyl/phenylalanyl-tRNA--protein transferase has product MEISEVEWVRDTFIDDGYAAGYFLMGEGDDLEWYTSRQRALIPLDERFRYPKSLQRVLNQNRFQVAINRDFAAVVEGCADRPSTWITPRLKEVYHLLYATGWAVSFETWQGDELAGGILGIVIGGAFIGESMFYRIPDGSKVAMVKLVEHLRRRGFLLFDAQLQNPHLERFGAYVVSDREYRQLLAQAIRKPCQFF; this is encoded by the coding sequence ATGGAGATTTCTGAGGTTGAGTGGGTACGGGATACCTTTATTGATGATGGCTATGCTGCAGGCTACTTTCTCATGGGGGAAGGCGATGATCTAGAGTGGTACACCAGCCGCCAGCGGGCATTGATTCCCCTTGATGAGCGGTTTCGCTACCCCAAGTCTTTGCAGCGGGTGCTCAATCAAAATCGCTTTCAAGTGGCGATTAACCGCGACTTTGCTGCTGTGGTTGAGGGGTGTGCCGATCGCCCCAGTACGTGGATAACGCCCCGTCTCAAGGAGGTGTACCATCTGCTTTACGCTACGGGTTGGGCAGTGAGTTTTGAAACGTGGCAGGGCGATGAACTCGCAGGGGGGATTCTCGGTATTGTTATTGGCGGCGCATTTATTGGTGAGTCCATGTTCTATCGCATCCCCGATGGCTCGAAGGTGGCGATGGTGAAACTGGTGGAGCATCTGCGGCGTCGCGGCTTTCTGCTCTTTGATGCCCAACTGCAAAATCCCCATCTTGAGCGCTTTGGGGCATATGTTGTCAGCGATCGCGAGTATCGACAACTATTGGCACAGGCCATTCGTAAACCCTGTCAATTTTTCTAA
- a CDS encoding V4R domain-containing protein, with amino-acid sequence MTPAQGYHHQLHQTHPTRTNHYSLRDYLQFDHQRGSITDWYDQRIALATEDFVIGLVEGLEEEVGSASTLVMYRIGEEWGKRDAVVFKQHFEQEYQRELRKSALTFLLEAWWWPFTTLGWGNWEVDLTEQKNGFMFINIFDSVVARTLGDVGKPVCYIYAGLFAGFFTGLIQKPLSCIELQCYAMGETYCKFLVGKQDRIDAAAFWQNEGATARDIEKRLRQGELVKR; translated from the coding sequence ATGACTCCTGCTCAGGGTTATCACCATCAGTTACACCAAACTCATCCGACGCGCACGAATCACTATAGCCTGCGGGACTATCTGCAATTTGATCACCAACGGGGCAGCATTACTGACTGGTATGATCAGCGGATCGCCCTAGCGACAGAAGACTTTGTTATCGGTTTAGTGGAAGGTCTCGAAGAGGAAGTTGGCTCTGCCTCTACCCTCGTCATGTACAGAATTGGTGAAGAGTGGGGCAAACGCGATGCCGTTGTCTTTAAGCAACACTTTGAGCAGGAGTACCAGCGCGAGCTACGCAAGAGTGCTTTGACATTTCTCCTTGAGGCGTGGTGGTGGCCCTTTACAACCTTAGGCTGGGGCAACTGGGAAGTGGATCTCACGGAGCAAAAGAATGGTTTTATGTTCATCAATATCTTTGACTCCGTGGTGGCACGCACCTTGGGGGATGTGGGTAAGCCGGTCTGCTACATCTATGCTGGTCTTTTTGCGGGCTTCTTTACGGGATTGATTCAAAAGCCCTTGAGTTGTATCGAGTTGCAGTGCTATGCCATGGGGGAAACCTACTGCAAGTTTCTCGTCGGTAAACAGGATCGCATTGATGCGGCTGCCTTCTGGCAAAACGAAGGAGCCACGGCCCGGGATATTGAAAAACGCCTGCGCCAAGGGGAGTTGGTGAAACGATAA
- the ligA gene encoding NAD-dependent DNA ligase LigA, which translates to MTTAAERIQQLRHLLQRASYAYYALDQPIMADEVYDQLYRELQELEAAHPEYITPDSPTQRVGEAPVSQFESVSHRIPLYSLENAFTFADMVAWQERWQRYWRSLRREEPIPPAEYVCELKMDGVALALTYAKGLLVRGATRGDGQRGEDITSNVRTIRTIPLRLALENPPPLVEVRGEAFLPLARFHQLNQERQAQGEAPFANPRNAAAGTLRQLDPRIVAQRQLDFFAYALHLPEGGSVPWGENQAGDPQSQRQVLNALQRLGFRVNPHNADCPDLEAVKAYYDHWQTARHQLPYLTDGIVVKLNDLTLQQTLGFTQKFPRGCIAWKYEPAQAITDVVAITVQVGRTGALTPVAELVPVQLAGTTVSRATLHNADYIAELDLHIGDKVVIHKAGEIIPEIVRVFPELRPSTAQPFTMPTVCPECHQPVVHPANEAVSRCVNPRCPAIVRGQILHWASRDALDIQGLGEKLVQQLVAKALVHTPADLYRLTAAQLLSLERMGQKSADKLLQAIANSKQQPWPRVLYGLGIRHVGSVNAQVLATQFKSVEELAAATVADLCGVYGIGEEIAQAVHEWFQDPAHQTLIADLKALGLQLAIATAPTTGQSLAGKRFVITGTLPTLTREAAKTLIQQHGGQVSESVSRQTDYLVVGEKAGSKLQRAQALGIPCINETELIEMCR; encoded by the coding sequence ATGACAACAGCAGCCGAACGGATTCAACAACTGCGGCACCTGCTTCAGCGTGCGAGCTACGCCTACTACGCTCTCGATCAGCCGATCATGGCAGATGAAGTCTATGACCAACTCTATCGCGAACTTCAGGAACTAGAAGCGGCGCATCCTGAGTACATCACCCCCGACAGCCCTACTCAGCGGGTCGGCGAAGCCCCCGTCAGTCAATTTGAGAGTGTCAGTCATCGCATTCCCCTCTATAGCCTCGAAAATGCCTTCACCTTTGCCGACATGGTGGCGTGGCAGGAACGCTGGCAGCGCTATTGGCGTAGCCTACGGCGAGAGGAGCCAATTCCCCCAGCGGAATATGTCTGCGAACTCAAAATGGATGGCGTTGCCCTTGCTTTGACCTACGCAAAGGGTTTACTGGTGCGAGGGGCAACTCGGGGCGATGGCCAACGCGGTGAGGATATTACCAGCAATGTGCGGACGATTCGCACCATTCCGCTGCGCTTAGCTCTAGAGAATCCACCGCCGCTCGTTGAAGTTCGCGGGGAAGCGTTTTTACCTTTGGCGCGATTTCATCAACTGAACCAAGAACGCCAAGCCCAAGGAGAAGCTCCCTTTGCCAACCCCCGCAATGCCGCCGCCGGCACCCTGCGTCAACTGGATCCGCGCATTGTTGCCCAACGCCAACTGGACTTCTTTGCCTATGCGCTGCATTTACCTGAAGGGGGTAGCGTTCCTTGGGGTGAGAACCAAGCAGGAGACCCCCAATCGCAGCGGCAAGTGCTCAATGCGCTGCAACGCCTTGGCTTTCGGGTCAATCCCCACAATGCCGACTGCCCTGACCTAGAGGCCGTGAAAGCCTACTATGACCACTGGCAAACCGCACGCCACCAACTGCCCTATCTCACCGATGGCATTGTGGTCAAGCTCAATGATTTAACGCTGCAACAGACCCTTGGGTTTACGCAAAAGTTTCCCCGCGGTTGTATTGCTTGGAAATATGAACCGGCGCAGGCGATTACCGATGTGGTGGCGATTACGGTTCAGGTGGGACGCACGGGTGCGCTCACCCCCGTCGCTGAACTCGTGCCGGTGCAATTAGCGGGTACGACGGTGTCGCGGGCAACGCTGCACAATGCAGACTATATTGCCGAATTGGATTTGCACATTGGCGATAAGGTAGTGATCCACAAAGCCGGCGAAATTATTCCAGAGATTGTGCGAGTCTTTCCGGAATTGCGACCATCAACGGCTCAACCCTTTACCATGCCCACAGTATGTCCCGAATGTCATCAGCCGGTGGTGCACCCTGCCAACGAAGCGGTGAGTCGCTGTGTCAATCCTCGCTGTCCAGCGATCGTGCGCGGCCAAATCCTCCACTGGGCGAGTCGGGATGCCTTAGATATTCAAGGGTTAGGGGAAAAGCTAGTACAGCAATTGGTGGCCAAGGCGTTGGTGCATACCCCTGCGGATCTCTATCGCCTAACGGCAGCACAACTGTTGAGCCTCGAGCGCATGGGTCAAAAGTCCGCTGATAAATTGTTGCAGGCCATTGCAAACTCAAAACAACAACCGTGGCCACGGGTGCTCTATGGCCTAGGTATCCGCCATGTGGGGAGTGTCAATGCCCAAGTGCTGGCCACTCAATTCAAGTCTGTTGAGGAACTGGCTGCTGCGACCGTCGCCGATCTGTGTGGGGTCTATGGCATTGGGGAGGAAATTGCCCAAGCGGTTCACGAGTGGTTTCAAGACCCAGCGCACCAAACCCTCATTGCTGATCTCAAAGCGCTGGGACTACAACTGGCGATCGCCACTGCACCAACGACTGGGCAATCCCTTGCAGGCAAACGTTTTGTGATTACAGGCACCCTGCCTACCCTCACCCGTGAAGCGGCCAAAACGCTGATCCAGCAGCATGGTGGTCAAGTGAGTGAGAGTGTCAGTCGGCAAACAGATTATCTGGTGGTGGGCGAAAAAGCGGGGAGTAAACTGCAACGTGCTCAAGCATTGGGCATTCCCTGCATCAATGAAACAGAGCTTATAGAAATGTGTCGTTAG
- a CDS encoding tetratricopeptide repeat protein, with the protein MTPSQPVSDVERQFEAAIARYKEGATASELIPTFKEICQRAQKSSAAWTCLAWLYLLDDKPQSALKAAQKAVKLNPEDPQARINLAVAMLETGQKGVRPHIELAQTVVAAVAELRQEVIDNFADGLKRKPNWESLARVKQWVLGG; encoded by the coding sequence TTGACCCCATCTCAGCCGGTGAGCGACGTTGAACGTCAATTTGAGGCGGCGATCGCCCGCTACAAAGAAGGGGCAACTGCCTCAGAACTCATTCCCACATTCAAAGAGATTTGCCAGCGGGCGCAAAAAAGTAGCGCCGCTTGGACCTGCTTGGCGTGGCTCTATCTTCTCGATGACAAACCCCAGTCTGCCCTAAAGGCAGCTCAAAAAGCGGTCAAACTGAATCCTGAAGACCCCCAAGCCCGCATTAACCTTGCAGTGGCGATGCTAGAAACAGGCCAAAAGGGGGTTCGTCCCCACATTGAATTGGCACAAACCGTTGTTGCCGCTGTGGCTGAGCTGCGCCAAGAGGTCATTGATAACTTTGCCGACGGTCTGAAGCGCAAGCCCAATTGGGAGAGCCTTGCCCGCGTCAAACAGTGGGTACTGGGGGGGTAA
- a CDS encoding YkvA family protein, with the protein MSSFYNWYRNLLRHPKYRWLIIAASLIYLLSPLDISPDLVPILGQLDDVTVMVILASELTQLLVERMKSRRSPNITTTVDVEAEQV; encoded by the coding sequence ATGAGCAGCTTCTACAACTGGTATCGGAATCTGTTGCGGCATCCCAAGTATCGCTGGTTGATTATTGCCGCGAGCTTGATTTATCTGCTCAGTCCTTTGGATATTTCACCGGATCTGGTGCCGATCCTTGGTCAGTTGGATGATGTCACGGTCATGGTGATCCTTGCCAGTGAGCTAACACAATTGCTGGTGGAGCGGATGAAAAGCCGGCGATCGCCCAACATCACTACGACCGTAGATGTGGAAGCAGAGCAAGTCTAG
- a CDS encoding allophycocyanin: protein MFRQLNHLTVVADGRYARPEELNFLRDYLASVETRISAYEKIRAEAEMMADKIQAMQKAENPRCFHFINGDRSEICRRDLVDTIRLCASAMLFSELDLLRDNFLLWYRTIVKSFNYEASSSSTYGKYLPNMMKQLLTPEEQRVMQPVLALGSSILSE from the coding sequence ATGTTCCGTCAGTTGAATCACTTAACCGTTGTTGCCGATGGTCGCTATGCTCGTCCTGAGGAATTAAACTTTTTGCGGGACTATCTGGCCTCGGTAGAGACGCGCATTAGTGCTTATGAGAAAATCCGCGCTGAAGCGGAAATGATGGCGGATAAAATTCAAGCCATGCAAAAGGCAGAAAATCCCCGCTGTTTTCATTTCATCAATGGCGATCGCTCAGAAATCTGCCGTCGTGACTTGGTGGATACCATTCGCCTATGTGCCTCGGCAATGCTCTTTTCTGAGCTAGATTTGCTGCGGGATAACTTCCTGCTGTGGTATCGCACCATTGTCAAATCCTTTAACTATGAGGCATCCTCCTCCTCCACCTATGGCAAGTACCTGCCGAACATGATGAAGCAACTGCTCACCCCCGAAGAACAACGGGTCATGCAGCCGGTTCTTGCCCTCGGCAGTTCAATTTTGTCAGAATAG
- a CDS encoding NAD(+) kinase, with amino-acid sequence MKAGIIYNEGKPLAVELANRVRQILELQGWEVHMATGIGGILGYSRPDSPVCHTPIDQLVPPGFDASMAFAVVLGGDGTVLSAFRQLAPCEIPLLTINTGHLGFLTEGYVADLEPALDQVLRGDYTIEDRTMLTVQVLRDQTVIWEALSLNEMVIHKEPLTGMCHFEVDVGAHARVDIAADGLILSTPTGSTAYALSAGGPVITPGVAALQLVPICPHSLASRALVFANSEPVWIYPANPFKHLILVVDGNAGCYIQPEDQVFVQRAPYRARFIRLRAPEFFHVLRQKLGWGLPHVAKPRPKHSQE; translated from the coding sequence GTGAAGGCGGGGATCATCTACAACGAAGGCAAACCCCTTGCGGTCGAATTGGCCAACCGTGTCCGCCAAATTTTAGAACTTCAGGGCTGGGAAGTGCACATGGCCACAGGGATTGGTGGCATTCTTGGCTATTCTCGTCCCGATAGTCCCGTCTGCCATACCCCCATTGATCAACTGGTGCCCCCCGGCTTTGATGCTTCCATGGCCTTTGCGGTTGTTCTTGGCGGCGATGGCACCGTCTTATCTGCGTTTCGGCAGTTGGCACCCTGTGAGATTCCACTGCTCACCATCAACACCGGGCACTTGGGTTTTCTCACTGAGGGCTATGTGGCTGATCTTGAGCCTGCCCTTGATCAAGTGCTGCGGGGGGACTACACGATTGAAGATCGCACGATGCTCACGGTTCAAGTCCTGCGGGATCAAACCGTCATTTGGGAAGCCCTCTCCCTCAATGAAATGGTGATCCACAAAGAACCCCTGACGGGAATGTGCCACTTTGAAGTGGATGTGGGTGCCCATGCCCGTGTTGATATTGCTGCCGATGGTCTGATTCTTTCCACCCCCACCGGTTCTACAGCCTATGCCCTCTCGGCGGGTGGCCCTGTGATTACCCCCGGTGTGGCGGCTTTACAATTGGTACCCATTTGTCCCCACTCCTTAGCCTCCCGTGCCCTTGTCTTTGCCAACAGCGAACCCGTGTGGATCTATCCAGCAAACCCCTTCAAACATCTGATTCTTGTGGTGGATGGTAATGCAGGCTGCTACATTCAGCCGGAGGATCAAGTGTTTGTGCAACGTGCCCCCTACCGTGCCCGCTTTATTCGCCTGCGGGCGCCAGAATTTTTCCATGTCCTGCGGCAGAAACTGGGCTGGGGACTGCCCCATGTGGCCAAACCACGTCCCAAACATAGTCAAGAATAG
- a CDS encoding NAD(P)H-binding protein — protein sequence MNVFIVGGTGTLGRQIVRRALDEGHQVYCFVRSPAKATFLREWGATILQGNLCAADSILEALQYAKASVVIDASATRPTDTLTIEAVDWQGKVNLIQAAQAADIEHLIFFSIMGAQDYPHVPLMQIKHCTEDFLRESGLNYTILRPCGFFQGLIGQYAIPILENQSIWVLGESTAIAYMDTQDVAKFAVRAIDRPATYGKTFDLAGTRAWTADEIIKLCENLSGQEAKITRLPIGVLRAARQATQWFQWTWNISDRLAFTEVIASGRVFNAPMEEVYRTFDLDPSETLTLEAYLQDYFTRILRKLKELDYEKAKQKKSGRKKRSPFKSTP from the coding sequence ATGAACGTTTTTATTGTTGGCGGTACGGGTACCTTGGGGCGGCAAATTGTGCGCCGTGCCTTAGATGAAGGACATCAGGTCTATTGTTTTGTCCGCAGTCCAGCCAAAGCTACGTTTCTGCGGGAATGGGGCGCCACCATTCTTCAGGGAAACCTCTGTGCTGCCGACAGTATTCTTGAGGCATTGCAGTACGCCAAAGCCTCGGTGGTCATTGATGCCTCTGCCACTCGCCCCACGGACACGCTGACGATTGAAGCCGTGGATTGGCAAGGCAAAGTCAACTTGATTCAGGCTGCCCAAGCTGCTGATATTGAACACCTGATCTTTTTCTCGATTATGGGAGCGCAGGACTATCCCCACGTGCCCCTGATGCAAATCAAACACTGTACTGAAGACTTTTTGCGCGAATCAGGGCTAAACTACACGATCCTGCGTCCCTGTGGCTTCTTTCAGGGATTAATTGGCCAATACGCGATCCCGATTCTGGAAAATCAATCCATCTGGGTTTTGGGAGAGTCCACCGCCATTGCCTACATGGATACTCAGGACGTGGCCAAATTTGCCGTGCGTGCCATTGATCGGCCAGCAACCTATGGCAAAACCTTTGACCTCGCGGGCACCCGCGCTTGGACAGCCGATGAAATTATTAAGCTATGTGAAAATCTCTCAGGACAGGAGGCGAAAATTACCCGCTTGCCCATTGGGGTTTTGCGAGCGGCACGGCAGGCCACCCAGTGGTTTCAGTGGACATGGAACATTAGCGATCGCCTTGCCTTTACGGAAGTGATTGCCAGTGGTCGCGTCTTCAATGCCCCGATGGAGGAAGTCTATCGCACCTTTGACCTCGATCCCAGCGAAACCCTGACCCTTGAGGCCTATTTACAGGACTATTTCACCCGAATTCTGCGTAAACTCAAAGAATTGGACTACGAAAAAGCCAAACAAAAAAAATCTGGACGCAAAAAACGCAGTCCCTTTAAGTCCACCCCCTAG
- a CDS encoding pentapeptide repeat-containing protein, whose product MLLSSSAVMTTICRYWRWCVALLLALLWILLTPTGAIAEDYTKEALINMDFSGRDLRGSEFTKANLFHSNLSHTNLQGVSFFGANMETANLEGADLRYATLDTARLTKANLTNAILEGAFAFNTNFDDAIITGADFTDVELREDAQRKLCKVASGTNPVTGRKTWETLHCEDFAS is encoded by the coding sequence ATGCTACTGTCATCCTCGGCTGTCATGACAACCATTTGCCGTTACTGGCGCTGGTGTGTAGCACTGCTATTGGCACTCCTGTGGATTCTGTTGACCCCCACGGGGGCGATCGCTGAAGATTACACGAAAGAAGCCCTGATCAATATGGATTTTTCTGGGCGGGATCTGCGGGGGTCGGAATTCACAAAAGCCAACCTCTTCCACAGCAACCTCAGCCACACCAATCTTCAGGGGGTGAGCTTCTTTGGCGCCAATATGGAAACGGCTAACCTTGAAGGTGCCGATTTACGCTACGCCACATTGGACACTGCACGGCTGACCAAGGCCAATCTCACCAATGCCATCCTTGAAGGTGCCTTTGCCTTTAATACCAACTTTGACGACGCCATTATCACCGGTGCTGACTTTACGGATGTCGAACTGCGGGAAGACGCCCAACGCAAGCTCTGCAAGGTTGCCAGTGGCACCAATCCCGTGACGGGACGCAAGACGTGGGAGACGCTCCACTGTGAAGACTTTGCGTCCTAA
- a CDS encoding HesB/IscA family protein, with translation MTQATQAAKGIMMTEAALKHVLELRNKHGKDLCLRVGVKGGGCSGMSYTMDFEDPANIRPDDEVFDYDGFKVVSDPKSMLYIYGLVLDYSDALIGGGFKFTNPNATQTCGCGTSFSA, from the coding sequence ATGACACAGGCCACACAAGCCGCCAAGGGAATCATGATGACCGAAGCTGCCCTCAAGCACGTGCTCGAACTCCGCAATAAGCACGGCAAAGACCTGTGTTTACGGGTGGGTGTCAAAGGGGGTGGCTGCTCGGGAATGTCCTACACGATGGACTTTGAAGACCCCGCCAATATCCGTCCCGATGATGAAGTCTTTGACTACGATGGCTTCAAGGTGGTCTCCGATCCCAAGAGTATGCTCTACATCTATGGCTTGGTGCTCGATTACAGTGATGCCCTTATTGGCGGTGGATTTAAGTTCACCAATCCCAATGCCACCCAAACCTGTGGCTGTGGTACCTCATTTTCTGCCTAA